A genomic segment from Actinomadura hallensis encodes:
- a CDS encoding ATP-binding protein: MRASSVVLLPHAPSSVAVARRRLSSELADSGVFQTIVDDAAVILSELISNALRHARPLPSGQVKVRWQRHDDGVLELEVSDGGAMTEPRRGPGTLSSLGGRGLGIVETLSDGWGVRHDECGTTVWAVLRAPRTSDDEEAGVPSDAQAPVPDLSEFPDLLDEPDDELEARTPSRARPA; this comes from the coding sequence GTGAGGGCGTCGAGCGTAGTACTGCTGCCACACGCACCGTCAAGCGTCGCGGTCGCGCGCAGGCGCCTCAGCTCGGAACTGGCCGACTCGGGCGTCTTCCAGACCATCGTGGACGACGCCGCCGTCATCCTCAGCGAGCTCATCAGCAACGCCCTCCGGCACGCACGCCCCCTGCCGTCCGGCCAGGTCAAGGTGCGCTGGCAGCGGCATGACGACGGCGTACTCGAACTCGAGGTCAGCGACGGCGGCGCCATGACGGAGCCGCGCCGCGGCCCCGGAACCCTGTCCTCGCTCGGCGGGCGCGGCCTCGGCATCGTCGAGACCCTCTCCGACGGGTGGGGCGTCCGCCACGACGAGTGCGGCACCACGGTGTGGGCCGTCCTGCGGGCCCCGCGCACGTCCGACGACGAGGAGGCCGGCGTCCCGAGCGACGCGCAGGCGCCCGTCCCCGACCTCTCCGAGTTCCCCGACCTCCTCGACGAGCCGGACGACGAGCTCGAGGCCCGGACCCCCTCGCGCGCCCGCCCCGCCTGA
- a CDS encoding PAS domain S-box protein has protein sequence MTGVKHVHDPIARAVIESAADAIVAVDQRHRVTVWNPAAERMFGWTAEEMVGRVPPIVPDELKAEHNAVQERLLTRRAGEGDGGQISIATRRFHRDGRLIDVRIDTSLLKDPSGTPLGWVGVYHPVDEDELVQHHMTERARLVRRLNDIVADLNAELDLAVVLDRITDALIELTGADAGGFVRIEGDRLRLVSMAGLPEHMRGRSADLRPSLVGELLRSGKTVKLATGERRLGDLIWSELSGLHTIALGLSYLQNRPYGALYALFSDRKVGHTELELLELLAGHAGVAVGNAVAYAEVVRQRAHERAVIDSSADGIAVLDHDLVVRQWNPAAHALTGIPPEEAIGRPLPFAMPALGEMLTFRLESGTWLNVLAAEIEETGELVVDFRDVSEAKALEEAKDLFLATTSHELRTPITVVQGFASTLVNRWDEMADADRRTAVATIAERAQSLGRLVEHLLLGSRAGADELAVTIESFDLARVLEGVVAGFRSLSPLHRVELEIAPDLPPCRGDAMATDIVLGQLLENAFKYSPDGGTVSVRAVRDGSDIVVTVVDEGIGIQDGDHERIFERFVQGEAGDRRRFGGIGLGLYIVKRLTEAQGGTISAHPAGNGNREQSHNDRRLSVNRAPAAPVTLLARGPNGLLRAPEGRGPAGGARPGDGTCMRLVLRAAG, from the coding sequence ATGACAGGCGTGAAGCACGTCCACGACCCGATCGCGCGCGCCGTCATCGAGAGCGCCGCCGACGCGATCGTGGCCGTGGACCAGCGGCACCGCGTCACCGTCTGGAACCCCGCGGCGGAGCGCATGTTCGGCTGGACGGCCGAGGAGATGGTCGGGCGGGTGCCGCCGATCGTCCCGGACGAGCTGAAGGCCGAGCACAACGCCGTGCAGGAGCGGCTGCTCACCCGGCGCGCCGGTGAGGGCGACGGCGGTCAGATCTCGATCGCGACCCGCAGGTTCCACCGCGACGGCCGCCTCATCGACGTCCGGATCGACACGAGCCTCCTGAAGGACCCGTCCGGGACGCCGCTCGGCTGGGTCGGCGTGTACCACCCGGTCGACGAGGACGAGCTCGTCCAGCACCACATGACCGAGCGGGCGCGGCTGGTCCGCCGGCTGAACGACATCGTCGCCGACCTCAACGCCGAGCTGGACCTCGCCGTCGTCCTCGACCGGATCACCGACGCGCTGATCGAGCTGACCGGCGCCGACGCGGGCGGGTTCGTGCGGATCGAGGGCGACCGGCTGCGGCTGGTCAGCATGGCGGGCCTGCCGGAGCACATGCGCGGCCGCTCCGCCGACCTGCGGCCGAGCCTGGTGGGGGAGCTGCTGCGGTCCGGCAAGACCGTCAAGCTCGCGACGGGCGAGCGGCGCCTCGGAGACCTGATCTGGTCGGAGCTGTCCGGCCTGCACACGATCGCGCTGGGCCTGTCCTACCTGCAGAACCGCCCGTACGGCGCGCTGTACGCGCTGTTCTCCGACCGCAAGGTCGGGCACACCGAGCTGGAGCTGCTGGAGCTGCTCGCCGGGCACGCGGGCGTCGCGGTCGGCAACGCCGTCGCCTACGCGGAGGTCGTCCGGCAGCGGGCGCACGAGCGCGCCGTCATCGACTCCAGCGCCGACGGCATCGCGGTGCTCGACCACGACCTGGTCGTCCGGCAGTGGAATCCGGCGGCGCACGCGCTGACCGGCATCCCGCCGGAGGAGGCGATAGGGCGGCCGCTGCCGTTCGCCATGCCGGCGCTCGGGGAGATGCTGACGTTCCGGCTGGAGTCGGGGACGTGGCTGAACGTGCTGGCCGCCGAGATCGAGGAGACCGGCGAGCTGGTCGTGGACTTCCGCGACGTGTCCGAGGCGAAGGCGCTGGAGGAGGCCAAGGACCTGTTCCTCGCCACGACGAGCCACGAGCTGCGGACCCCCATCACGGTCGTGCAGGGGTTCGCGTCCACGCTGGTCAACCGGTGGGACGAGATGGCCGACGCCGACCGCCGCACCGCCGTGGCCACCATCGCCGAGCGCGCCCAGTCCCTCGGCCGCCTCGTGGAGCACCTGCTGCTGGGGTCCCGCGCGGGCGCCGACGAGCTGGCCGTGACGATCGAGTCGTTCGACCTGGCGCGGGTGCTGGAGGGCGTCGTCGCGGGGTTCCGCTCACTGTCGCCGCTGCACCGGGTGGAGCTGGAGATAGCTCCGGACCTGCCGCCCTGCCGGGGGGACGCGATGGCGACCGACATCGTCCTCGGGCAGCTGCTGGAGAACGCGTTCAAGTACTCGCCGGACGGCGGAACCGTCAGCGTCCGGGCGGTCCGCGACGGGTCCGACATCGTGGTGACGGTCGTGGACGAGGGGATCGGCATCCAGGACGGCGACCACGAGCGGATCTTCGAGCGGTTCGTCCAGGGGGAGGCCGGCGACCGCAGGCGCTTCGGCGGAATCGGGCTCGGTCTGTACATCGTCAAACGCCTCACGGAGGCGCAGGGCGGAACGATCTCCGCACATCCCGCCGGGAATGGCAATCGTGAGCAATCTCACAATGACCGCCGTCTCTCGGTGAACCGGGCGCCGGCCGCGCCGGTGACGCTTCTCGCCCGCGGCCCGAATGGACTCCTCCGGGCCCCGGAAGGCCGAGGACCCGCAGGTGGCGCGCGTCCCGGCGACGGGACGTGCATGCGGCTCGTGCTCCGCGCCGCCGGCTGA
- a CDS encoding rhodanese-like domain-containing protein yields the protein MNFGDDVPAVGAADVPQDAYLLDVREQDEWDAGHAPTAVHIPMGQLGDRAGEVPRDREVYVICRSGARSAQVTVALNQAGWLAKNVDGGMKAWAEAGRPMKGAGDDPPYVA from the coding sequence ATGAATTTCGGGGACGACGTGCCGGCCGTGGGAGCCGCTGACGTTCCGCAGGACGCCTACCTGCTGGACGTGCGGGAGCAGGACGAGTGGGACGCGGGTCACGCGCCGACCGCGGTCCACATCCCCATGGGCCAGCTCGGTGACCGCGCCGGGGAGGTCCCGCGCGACCGGGAGGTCTACGTGATCTGCCGGTCCGGGGCCCGTTCCGCGCAGGTGACCGTGGCGCTCAACCAGGCGGGATGGCTGGCGAAGAACGTCGATGGAGGAATGAAGGCGTGGGCCGAGGCGGGACGTCCGATGAAGGGCGCGGGCGACGACCCGCCGTACGTCGCGTGA
- a CDS encoding SSI family serine proteinase inhibitor encodes MAPGLALLLSSAACGDEQANGNPAAEPSGTTSVRPSDSPADTLTIEVKTSEKAEAKSYTLTCEPPGGGHPRAAEACAALDKAEAPFAPVPEDRMCTKIYGGPEVATVKGTWNGKKIDTRFTREDGCQLNRWTKVAPLFPDVPEPN; translated from the coding sequence GTGGCGCCCGGGCTGGCCCTGCTCCTCTCTTCGGCCGCCTGCGGCGACGAACAGGCCAACGGAAACCCCGCCGCCGAGCCCTCGGGCACGACGTCCGTGCGACCGTCCGACTCTCCGGCGGACACGCTCACCATCGAGGTCAAGACCTCCGAGAAGGCCGAGGCGAAGTCCTACACCCTGACCTGCGAACCGCCGGGCGGCGGCCACCCCAGGGCCGCCGAGGCCTGCGCGGCGCTGGACAAGGCCGAGGCCCCCTTCGCCCCCGTCCCCGAAGACCGGATGTGCACGAAGATCTACGGGGGCCCCGAGGTCGCCACGGTCAAGGGCACCTGGAACGGCAAGAAGATCGACACCCGCTTCACCCGCGAGGACGGCTGCCAGCTCAACCGCTGGACCAAGGTGGCCCCCCTCTTCCCCGACGTCCCCGAGCCGAACTGA
- a CDS encoding Fpg/Nei family DNA glycosylase yields the protein MPELPEVEALAGFLRERAVGRAVARVDVVAVSALKTYDPPVTALGGLTITGASRHGKFLDLDVDGLHLVIHLARAGWLRWRDEVPAKPVRPGGRNPLALRVHLDDGSGFDLTEAGTKKGLAVYVVRDPADVPGVASLGPDPLDDAFTPGALAAIVDGKRTQIKGLLRDQRVIAGIGNAYSDEVLHAARMSPFKIAATLTEEDVATLHEAIVTTLRDAVERSRGLEAQDLKGEKKTGLRVHARTGQKCPVCGDTIREVSFADSSLQYCPTCQTGGKPLADRRLSRLLK from the coding sequence ATGCCTGAGCTGCCAGAGGTGGAGGCCCTGGCGGGCTTCCTGCGGGAGCGGGCGGTCGGCCGCGCCGTCGCCCGCGTCGACGTGGTCGCCGTCTCCGCGCTGAAGACCTACGACCCGCCGGTGACCGCGCTGGGCGGGCTGACGATCACCGGCGCGTCCCGGCACGGCAAGTTCCTCGACCTGGACGTCGACGGGCTCCACCTGGTGATCCACCTGGCCCGCGCGGGCTGGCTGCGGTGGCGGGACGAGGTCCCGGCGAAGCCCGTCCGGCCCGGCGGCAGGAACCCGCTCGCCCTGCGCGTCCACCTGGACGACGGCTCCGGCTTCGACCTGACGGAGGCCGGCACGAAGAAGGGCCTCGCGGTCTACGTCGTCCGCGACCCCGCCGACGTGCCGGGCGTGGCGTCCCTCGGACCCGACCCGCTGGACGACGCGTTCACCCCCGGGGCGCTCGCCGCGATCGTCGACGGCAAGCGCACCCAGATCAAGGGGCTGCTGCGCGACCAGAGGGTGATCGCGGGGATCGGCAACGCCTACTCCGACGAGGTGCTGCACGCGGCGAGGATGTCCCCCTTCAAGATCGCCGCGACCCTGACCGAGGAGGACGTGGCGACCCTGCACGAGGCCATCGTGACGACCCTCCGGGACGCGGTCGAACGGTCGCGCGGCCTCGAGGCCCAGGACCTCAAGGGCGAGAAGAAGACCGGCCTGCGGGTGCACGCGCGCACCGGCCAGAAGTGCCCCGTGTGCGGCGACACGATCCGCGAGGTGTCGTTCGCCGACTCGTCCCTCCAGTACTGCCCGACCTGCCAGACGGGCGGCAAGCCCCTGGCCGACCGCCGCCTGTCCCGCCTCCTCAAGTAG